One window of the Anopheles cruzii chromosome 2, idAnoCruzAS_RS32_06, whole genome shotgun sequence genome contains the following:
- the LOC128266974 gene encoding transcription factor grauzone-like, whose amino-acid sequence MQLEILETTICILCLEYKERMPCDSEGSLNKIVSILCRHFWFDQQVARNQFVCRNCWRHVEEFQRFYKKVLRLHARAEIKQNSAHSSLLHAPKHEELNIRENTNVKRPVNQLGLVSDLIKDSPEVYPIDYAVANEPAVYSNSEPTRRIDRTVSYDYCGGLTNMCCRLKCAECGMTCTTVSTLRTHLRTVHNMRIFMDCCGRHFRQHTRPQNYAKHNINTKTITDKAYYKCEDCDRNFTTYGELSIHREQHKQEQQLQKSPQCSECSKSFASEASVKRHMETVHGPERYICDVCSKAFKALAQLRHHQKIHHEPSRGVECKICRKWLKNLPNLSKHMQRHGSSAKQNICDICGKTSPNASALKAHKKFVHMKEKSFLCAICGKAFKRAVTLKEHLTTHTGGFLYSCPYCSKKFNSNANMHSHKKKMHPSEWEHSRKQYENRFKEVS is encoded by the exons ATGCAGCTGGAGATTCTGGAAACTACCATCTGCATATTGTGTTTAGAGTACAAAGAGCGTATGCCGTGTGATAGTGAAGGGTCACTGAATAAAATCGTCAGCATTTTGTGTCGGCATTTTTGGTTCGACCAACAGGTCGCCCGAAATCAGTTTGTTTGTAGGAATTGTTGGCGACACGTGGAAGAATTTCAGCGATTCTACAAGAAAGTACTTCGGTTGCATGCAAGGGCAGAGATCAAGCAGAACTCGGCACACTCCTCGCTTCTCCACGCACCAAAACATGAGGAGTTAAATATTCGAGAGAATACAAATGTTAAGCGACCTGTGAACCAGTTAGGGCTTGTTTCCGACCTAATAAAGGATTCCCCGGAGGTATATCCCATCGATTATGCAGTTGCGAATGAGCCAGCTGTCTATAGCAACAGTGAACCGACTCGTAGAATCGATAGAACGGTTTCATACGATTATTGTGGTGGTTTGACAAATATGTGTTGTCGCTTGAAATGTGCCGAATGTGGTATGACCTGCACAACTGTCTCAACACTTAGGACACATCTTCGCACAGTTCATAATATGAGAATATTTATGGATTGCTGTGGCCGACACTTCCGCCAGCATACTCGTCCGCAGAACTATGCAAAGCACAATATTAATACAAAAACCATAACCGACAAAGCTT ATTACAAGTGTGAGGACTGCGATCGTAACTTCACAACATATGGCGAACTGAGCATTCACCGCGAGCAGCATAAACAAGAGCAACAACTTCAAAAGTCTCCTCAGTGCTCAGAGTGTTCCAAAAG TTTCGCTTCTGAAGCTTCCGTCAAGCGACACATGGAAACCGTGCATGGCCCCGAAAGGTATATCTGCGATGTGTGCTCGAAAGCGTTCAAAGCCTTAGCCCAGCTTCGGCATCATCAAAAAATTCATCATGAGCCCTCTCGTGGGGTGGAATGTAAAATTTGTCGTAAATG GTTGAAGAATTTGCCCAACCTCAGCAAGCACATGCAGAGACATGGTAGTAGTGCAAAACAGAATATTTGTGACATATGCGGTAAGACCTCACCTAATGCTTCGGCTCTAAAAGCCCACAAAAAGTTTGTGCATATGAAGGAGAAGTCTTTTCTGTGTGCTATTTGCGGAAAAGCTTTCAAGCGAGCGGTCACACTCAAG GAACATTTAACTACACATACCGGTGGTTTTCTGTACAGCTGCCCATACTGTTCGAAAAAGTTTAACTCGAATGCCAACATGCATTCGCATAAGAAAAAGATGCATCCTTCGGAATGGGAACACAGTCGCAAGCAGTACGAGAATCGCTTCAAGGAAGTAAGTTGA
- the LOC128266975 gene encoding zinc finger protein 568-like, whose protein sequence is MESVICLLCLKHKERLKVSSTVFETNVINTIALHFWFTKKVAQKHFVCNDCWKQVDEFDKFYKKVVLEHQRSFIENCPESPDGIHAEESEYYVSWDDESDTEQIDEKIGRIFEGIQQHHQKKIQIDDSVKKDDKDVDDKQIKTYDAARKSNRLKECASADAIDALDEGQSYSEYSFGLSGSEDEASDTESGESLDTHNKILGKHCETPALTPVPESTPYKCKSCDTFFVKEYQLTAHEQFCKRYKCIDCGLVFFDLKQLISHRKQHIRTKRGSPEQGGQAHQCTECSKSFPTEEAVDRHIAFVHYPEKFYICDVCAKSFKKKSDYNIHKRLVHLKQYISVECEICKKWLKDVTYLTTHIRKCHKTKTFACDTCGKVFATSWSLKHHIRSAHMTKETFLCSICGKNLASKNSLKEHCATHTSDYLYTCPYCPKKFNSSANRFVHKKKIHNLEWQKDREQHQNRNKPDHIVRRSGTETMETL, encoded by the exons ATGGAATCCGTAATATGTTTATTGTGCTTGAAGCACAAAGAGCGTCTGAAAGTGTCCAGCACAGTATTCGAAACAAATGTCATCAACACTATTGCTCTGCACTTTTGGTTCACCAAGAAAGTCGCACAGAAACATTTCGTTTGTAACGATTGCTGGAAACAAGTGGACgagtttgataaattttacaAGAAAGTGGTATTGGAACATCAGAGAAGTTTTATAGAGAATTGTCCCGAATCACCAGACGGAATACATGCAGAGGAAAGCGAATACTACGTATCCTGGGATGACGAATCGGATACAGAGCAGATCGATGAAAAAATCGGAAGAATTTTCGAAGGCAtccaacagcaccaccaaaaGAAAATACAAATTGACGATTCCGTTAAAAAGGATGACAAGGATGTGGATGACAAACAGATTAAAACATACGATGCAGCTCGTAAAAGCAACAGGTTAAAGGAATGTGCATCTGCTGATGCAATCGATGCGCTTGATGAAGGACAGTCTTACTCAGAGTATTCGTTTGGCCTGTCGGGTAGCGAAGATGAGGCATCAGACACCGAAAGCGGAGAATCACTTGATACACATAATAAAATCCTGGGCAAACACTGTGAAACTCCGGCGCTAACTCCAGTTCCAGAAAGCACGCCCTACAAATGCAAATCGTGCGATACATTTTTTGTGAAAGAATATCAACTGACTGCTCACGAACAATTTTGCAAACGTTACAAGTGCATAGATTGTGGGcttgttttcttcgatttaaaacaattaatttcgCACCGAAAACAACATATACGAACCAAGAGAGGCAGTCCAGAACAGGGCGGGCAAGCTCATCAATGCACAGAGTGCTCCAAAAG ttttccAACCGAAGAGGCTGTGGATAGGCACATCGCATTCGTCCATTATCCTGAAAAATTTTACATTTGCGATGTTTGTGCAAAATctttcaaaaaaaaatcagattaTAATATCCATAAAAGACTAGTACATTTGAAGCAGTACATTTCCGTGGAATGTGAAATATGTAAAAAGTG GCTGAAAGATGTTACTTACTTAACGACGCATATCAGAAAATGTCATAAAACTAAAACCTTCGCTTGTGATACATGTGGTAAGGTATTCGCGACAAGCTGGAGTCTTAAACATCACATCAGAAGTGCTCACATGACAAAGGAAACGTTTTTGTGTAGCATCTGCGGAAAGAATCTTGCCagtaaaaacagtttaaag gAACATTGTGCTACGCATACCAGCGATTATCTGTACACCTGTCCTTACTGTCCAAAGAAGTTCAATTCAAGCGCCAATCGTTTTGTGCACAAGAAAAAGATCCATAATTTGGAGTGGCAAAAAGATCGTGAGCAGCACCAGAATCGAAATAAGCCAGATCATATTGTAAGAAGGTCAGGCaccgaaacaatggaaacGCTTTGA
- the LOC128266977 gene encoding transcription factor grauzone-like — protein sequence MESDICLLCLEHKERLKVPSKVFETTVINTIALHFWFAPEDAEKHLVCNDCWQQVDEFDKFYKKVEMIHRTNRIAASANCTKSSASVHQEPEVGRCTTWNKEFDTEQSHDKFSSDYDAVLVEEEESQIDQLDDEDDFDLEDKADDNTSIEVHENAWLKISVLNVPTKSFYEEHSHSEHSFELTDADDSTSDSESEKLLNKYGEPASSTAKQTHAPESELYICQTYSKNLPDHESRSDIEKGLVSDLEIVILTKGPADSAKFCSEKTLEQHYLATHVPGDLICDTYSEGRSQFGVHQNAHQGGAESQTRVECNLCGKWLKNSGSLRKHTLRHKSSSEPQICDICGKRAPNSLALQSHKTFVHRKEKSFKCTVCQKAFKRAFTLQEYMTMHTGDILYQCLYCPKLFNSSANMHAHRKGMHPAEWKQGRRQNHKDPSQVGC from the exons ATGGAATCcgatatttgtttattgtgcTTAGAGCACAAAGAGCGCTTGAAAGTGCCTAGCAAAGTTTTCGAAACAACTGTTATCAACACTATTGCCCTACACTTCTGGTTCGCCCCAGAAGATGCAGAGAAACATTTAGTTTGCAACGATTGCTGGCAACAAGTGGACgagtttgataaattttacaAGAAAGTGGAGATGATACATCGAACGAATCGTATCGCGGCTTCTGCCAATTGTACCAAATCATCAGCAAGTGTGCATCAGGAACCGGAGGTAGGGCGCTGCACAACCTGGAATAAGGAATTTGATACAGAACAATCACATGACAAATTCAGCAGTGATTACGATGCTGTTTTAGTGGAAGAGGAAGAGTCGCAAATCGACCAGTtagatgatgaagatgatttTGATTTAGAAGATAAAGCAGATGATAACACGAGCATTGAAGTTCATGAAAACGCTTGGTTAAAAATAAGTGTACTAAATGTTCCAACTAAATCGTTTTACGAAGAACATTCTCATTCAGAACATTCGTTCGAACTCACGGATGCTGATGATTCGACATCCGActcggaaagtgaaaaattacTGAACAAATATGGTGAACCAGCTAGCAGCACCGCAAAGCAAACTCATGCACCGGAAAGCGAACTCTATATATGTCAAACAT ATTCTAAAAATTTACCTGATCATGAGTCCAGGTCTGATATTGAGAAAGGTTTGGTCAGCGATCTGGAAATAGTGATTCTTACCAAAGGCCCGGCTGATAGTGCAAA ATTTTGTAGCGAAAAAACGTTAGAGCAGCATTACCTTGCGACACACGTTCCGGGCGATCTGATATGTGACACATACTCGGAAGGACGATCACAATTTGGGGTTCATCAAAATGCGCATCAAGGAGGGGCAGAATCACAGACCAGAGTGGAGTGTAACCTTTGTGGAAAGTG GCTTAAAAATTCAGGCAGTTTAAGAAAGCATACCCTCAGGCATAAGAGCAGCAGTGAGCCGCAAATATGCGATATTTGCGGCAAACGTGCACCAAACTCTCTGGCGTTACAAAGCCACAAAACGTTTGTGCACAGGAAAGAGAAATCTTTCAAATGCACCGTTTGTCAGAAAGCGTTCAAAAGGGCGTTCACACTGCAG GAATATATGACCATGCACACGGGCGACATCTTGTACCAATGTCTATACTGTCCTAAGTTGTTCAACTCGTCTGCAAATATGCACGCACACAGGAAGGGGATGCATCCTGCGGAGTGGAAACAAGGGCGAAGGCAGAACCACAAAGACCCGTCCCAGGTGGGATGTTAA
- the LOC128278035 gene encoding alpha-1,3-mannosyl-glycoprotein 2-beta-N-acetylglucosaminyltransferase — protein MRPRKTLLLAGVLVLWVLMTYIAFMRTVRVPEPRRASRMMENVQSFEENLKTFSDNRQNLYRDIIGILRRQEQKELSVLQSVAIAPETSSQPPQESIPRAGDTGEDTGINELLGAPALPPDTDTRPEAERVLSKFQQRYLNNDPAFPVTPVLVFACNRISVNKCLDDLIRYRPSPDQFPIIVSQDCDDEATRNTILAYKDEVTLIQQPDQSDIPVPPKEKKYKGYYKISRHYGWALRTVFGQGFDSVIIVEDDLSVAPDFYEYFLGTYPVLKRDQSLWCVSAWNDNGKEGLIDSTAHDLLYRSDFFPGLGWMLTKDLWDELAPKWPKAFWDDWIRQPEQRKERACIRPELPRTRTFGKIGVSNGLFFDKHLKYIKLSEEFVSFTKSNLTYLSKSVYDNAFLRTIYQSTVVTLDELKRGMVMTREPVRIAYHTKEQYKRATKSLGLMDDFKSGVPRTAYRGIVSFFYNGQRVYLAPNANWKGYDLTWS, from the exons ATGAGACCTCGCAAAACGTTGCTTTTGGCTGGAGTGCTCGTTCTTTGGGTGCTAATGACTTACATCGCGTTCATGCGCACCGTGCGCGTACCGGAACCGAGGCGTGCCAGCCGGATGATGGAGAATGTGCAGTCGTTCGAAGAGAATTTGAAAACATTCTCCGACAACCGACAGAACCTGTACCGGGACATTATTGGCATTTTGCGACGGCAAGAACAAAAGGAGCTCAGCGTGCTGCAGTCCGTGGCGATAGCACCAGAAACGTCGTCGCAACCGCCGCAGGAAAGTATACCACGGGCTGGCGATACTGGTGAGGACACCGGTATTAATGAGCTGCTGGGGGCACCGGCACTTCCACCGGACACAGACACGCGACCGGAAGCTGAACGAGTTCTCAGCAAGTTCCAGCAGCGTTATCTCAACAACGATCCGGCTTTTCCAGTAACTCCGGTGCTGGTATTTGCATGTAATCGAATATCCGTGAACAAGTGTTTGGACGATCTGATACGTTATCGACCGAGTCCGGACCAGTTTCCGATCATTGTGTCCCAGGACTGCGATGACGAGGCGACACGCAACACGATTCTTGCGTATAAAGACGAGGTGACGCTGATACAGCAACCGGACCAATCCGATATTCCTGTGCCGCCGAAGGAGAAAAAATATAAAGGTTACTACAAAATTTCGCGCCATTACGGTTGGGCCTTGCGGACAGTGTTCGGGCAGGGTTTCGATTCTGTCATCATCGTGGAAGACGATCTCAGTGTAGCGCCTGACTTTTACGAGTACTTTCTCGGCACCTACCCCGTGCTGAAGCGAGACCAGTCGCTGTGGTGCGTATCGGCGTGGAATGACAATGGCAAAGAGGGACTCATCGACAGCACCGCGCACGATCTACTGTATCGATCGGATTTTTTCCCCGGACTCGGCTGGATGTTGACCAAAGATCTATGGGACGAGTTGGCTCCGAAGTGGCCGAAGGC CTTCTGGGACGATTGGATACGGCAGCCCGAGCAGCGCAAGGAGCGTGCCTGCATTCGTCCAGAACTGCCACGCACGAGAACTTTCGGAAAAATTGGTGTGTCCAA CGGGCTCTTCTTCGATAAGCATTTAAAGTACATCAAACTCAGCGAAGAGTTCGTGAGCTTCACCAAGTCCAATCTCACCTATTTATCGAAG TCCGTGTACGACAACGCGTTCCTGCGAACGATCTACCAGAGTACGGTGGTAACGTTGGACGAACTAAAGAGGGGCATGGTAATGACACGGGAACCTGTTCGCATTGCGTACCACACCAAAGAGCAGTACAAAAGGGCCACCAAGAGCCTTGGGCTTATGGATGACTTTAAG AGCGGCGTACCGCGGACGGCTTACAGAGGCATTGTGTCATTCTTCTACAACGGCCAGCGCGTCTACCTAGCACCGAATGCCAACTGGAAGGGATACGATCTCACCTGGAGTTAA
- the LOC128268193 gene encoding homeobox protein B-H1 — MNVPDHGSSTTPVTASAPANMATATLASTANTSAIGSCATNRGKTSFSIEHLLARPDRSSASGSCYAGFVDPFAPRANPVAPAAAPAIYQTVLHPSVVGGGFERADESSGANGIAFDDRPVAHRSGSSSPNSSCNEDTMDNCSEVASEGSTGTAAAADDRKKRPRTAFSAAQIKALETEFERGKYLSVAKRTALAKQLHLTETQIKIWFQNRRTKWKRKYTADVESLASHYYTQLGIGSFARPMVVGDRLWLFSQSPNGPTPVQSMLLNGPGPSAGPPSTAHHLSTVRSYATGLTNVSPAVAFGSPRSIAPAPGGAASSSAGYLHKLSPASQPRMPTSLGLRPLLGAGEYVEAAYYGPDGPRFSAVPQHLLNPLPTDGAPATGGGSGIADLERAFGNPSSLIESLTTGYADPGGPRVQGPEQTDFINNNNNNNNECSSKQPSVVQDDSSSEIDCEELEDGAPV, encoded by the exons ATGAACGTTCCTGACCACGGGAGCTCGACGACACCAGTGACCGCTTCCGCGCCGGCAAACATGGCCACCGCAACACTAGCTTCCACGGCGAACACGTCCGCCATTGGTAGCTGCGCGACCAATCGCGGAAAAACCAGTTTCTCCATCGAGCACCTGTTGGCCAGGCCGGATCGCTCGAGTGCATCCGGGAGCTGTTATGCGGGATTCGTGGATCCGTTCGCCCCCAGGGCCAACCCAGTGGCTCCTGCGGCGGCACCCGCGATTTATCAAACCGTCCTCCacccgtcggtggtcggtggcggatTCGAACGCGCAGATGAATCCTCCGGTGCGAACGGGATCGCGTTTGACGATCGGCCCGTAGCGCACCGATCCGGTTCTTCGTCGCCCAACTCCAGCTGCAACGAGGACACGATGGACAACTGCTCCGAGGTCGCATCGGaaggcagcaccggcaccg cagcggcagctgaCGATCGGAAGAAGCGTCCCCGGACCGCATTTTCGGCGGCCCAGATCAAAGCCCTCGAAACGGAGTTCGAGCGGGGCAAGTATCTGTCCGTCGCCAAGCGGACCGCACTCGCCAAGCAGCTCCACCTCACCGAGACGCAGATAAAGATCTGGTTCCAGAACCGGCGCACCAAGTGGAAGCGCAAGTATACGGCCGACGTAGAGTCACTGGCTTCGCACTACTACACTCAGCTCGGTATCGGTAGCTTTGCCCGGCCGATGGTTGTGGGCGACCGATTGTGGCTGTTCAGTCAAAGCCCGAACGGTCCCACACCGGTGCAATCGATGCTGCTGAACGGTCCCGGTCCAAGTGCGGGACCACCCTCCACCGCCCATCACCTGTCTACGGTGCGATCCTACGCCACGGGGCTAACAAACGTCAGCCCGGCAGTTGCTTTTGGGAGTCCCCGTTCCATCGCtccggcccccggtggtgcTGCGTCGTCCTCGGCCGGTTATCTGCATAAACTGTCACCTGCTTCACAACCTCGAATGCCGACATCGCTCGGGCTGCGGCCACTGCTTGGGGCTGGTGAGTACGTAGAGGCAGCTTACTATGGTCCGGACGGACCACGGTTTAGTGCCGTTCCGCAGCATCTCCTCAATCCACTGCCGACGGATGGCGCCCCAGCAACTGGTGGTGGGTCCGGAATCGCCGATCTAGAGCGTGCCTTCGGTAACCCGAGTAGCCTGATTGAGAGCCTCACCACCGGCTACGCAGACCCGGGCGGACCACGGGTCCAAGGTCCAGAGCAGACCGAtttcatcaacaacaacaacaacaacaacaatgaatGCAGTAGCAAGCAGCCCAGCGTCGTACAAGACGATTCATCCAGCGAGATTGACTGCGAGGAGCTTGAAGACGGAGCCCCAGTTTAG
- the LOC128266978 gene encoding uncharacterized protein LOC128266978, with protein sequence MSDHATEELPSATMEAANSETTQQQQPTAADSKGSTETTTAAPAVRTIETVETATMTDDAELPRQESESSATEQQQPGAVGGEVISSSSNDEASKEPVEAEEEPDTLSPLMTDNHTFLQHQELLREGPLAEAGDGEPAGDRRLAEDHLHRHHLHGEDDETHDYGIYDDDGRSHDEDDEEEDIEDEDEDEMFMPDDIDDGGRGVGPANMRHSDTKESISSIDSDVSLSYDRRSLTGETSMGAARPARHHRHHQVEDVGAGSSDDAAKDSGCEIAKQQSGDGGTLTADQDADEADGEEVAFETPDDETCEKIVEQVEFYFSNDNILKDAFLLKHVRRNKEGFVSLKLVSSFKRVRQLTKDWRVVGYAIKRSSAKIEVNDLGTKIRRLDALPEHDETTPSRTVVATGLPYDKYTVERVSELFSKCGEISLIRVLRPGGPIPADVRQFINKHPELQQNECALVEFTESASARRAQSLAEFVVLELVAPKKKTGKKATNVTKFVESYKFAAGHDIERSRGGEGFDRFRMRRGSGFYPKPDGMLMSTVYQPAPPPPHHHHHPHHHQMAGPLLMQQESSPPLQYMQHSPQPRKYSFGADTFECFQQQQHQPQRRTSAYSLGSDTAPAVAGRKFSNCSEGYSSCGEMSRRTSACSSEAPSSRRTSNCSEYCACTVPRRISQCSGNELMFRRISQCSADHPPAGIRKYSVGSNYDRKYTNSPELVQQQPATGPHLLQRRISMESNGGGFDRKYSSGSITGYHTDSPHISPRKYSNGFDPLRKLSSGSDQYYYGRKISTDSGYDRRISIGSECGSAPRSRTGSILCSQHGPTAATTTGSALPLMPGGAETVVRTPIGPDGSKGFGTRTRRIGHIVPPA encoded by the coding sequence ATGTCCGACCACGCTACCGAGGAACTACCGAGCGCAACGATGGAGGCTGCCAACAGCGAaacgacgcagcagcagcagccaactGCTGCCGACAGTAAGGGATCGACggaaacgacgacggcggcgccaGCGGTGAGAACGATCGAAACGGTGGAGACGGCCACGATGACTGATGACGCAGAGCTGCCGCGGCAAGAAAGTGAAAGTTCCGCCacggagcaacagcagcccggAGCAGTCGGTGGAGAGgtgatcagcagcagcagcaacgatgAAGCAAGCAAGGAACCGGTGGAAGCGGAAGAGGAGCCGGACACACTGTCCCCGCTGATGACGGACAATCACACGTTCCTGCAGCACCAGGAGCTGCTGCGCGAGGGACCGCTGGCCGAGGCCGGTGATGGTGAGCCCGCCGGAGACCGGCGGCTAGCCGAGGATCATCTCCACCGGCATCATCTGCACGGCGAAGACGATGAGACCCACGATTACGGGatctacgacgacgacggacgtaGCCAtgatgaggacgacgaggaggaagatattgaggacgaggacgaggacgagatGTTTATGCCCGACGATATCGACGACGGTGGGCGGGGAGTCGGCCCGGCGAACATGAGGCACTCCGACACGAAGGAATCGATCAGTTCGATCGACAGTGACGTGTCGCTGTCGTACGATCGGCGCAGTCTGACCGGGGAAACTAGCATGGGGGCGGCTCGGCCGGCtcgtcaccaccggcaccaccaggTGGAGGACGTTGGGGCCGGGTCGTCCGACGACGCGGCCAAGGATTCGGGCTGCGAGATTGCGAAGCAACAGTCGGGCGACGGTGGCACGCTGACGGCCGACCAGGACGCCGACGAGGCGGACGGTGAGGAAGTGGCGTTCGAGACGCCGGACGATGAGACGTGCGAGAAGATCGTCGAGCAGGTGGAGTTCTACTTTTCGAACGACAACATCCTGAAGGACGCGTTCCTGCTGAAGCACGTCCGGCGCAACAAGGAGGGCTTCGTGAGTCTGAAGCTGGTGTCGAGCTTCAAGCGCGTCCGCCAGCTGACGAAGGACTGGCGCGTGGTCGGGTACGCGATCAAGCGGAGCAGCGCCAAGATCGAGGTGAACGACCTCGGCACCAAGATCCGCCGGCTGGATGCGCTACCGGAGCACGACGAGACGACGCCATCCCGCACGGTCGTTGCTACTGGGTTGCCGTACGACAAGTACACGGTCGAGCGGGTATCGGAGCTGTTCTCGAAGTGTGGCGAAATTTCGCTCATCCGCGTACTGCGCCCCGGTGGCCCCATCCCGGCCGATGTGCGCCAGTTCATCAACAAGCACCCGGAGCTGCAGCAGAACGAGTGCGCGCTGGTCGAGTTCACGGAGTCTGCGTCAGCCCGGCGGGCCCAGTCGCTGGCCGAGTTTGTCGTGCTGGAGCTGGTggcgccgaagaagaagacgggCAAGAAGGCGACCAATGTGACGAAGTTCGTCGAGAGCTACAAATTTGCCGCCGGCCACGACATCGAGCGTAGCCGGGGCGGTGAAGGATTCGACCGGTTCCGGATGCGGCGTGGTTCCGGATTCTACCCGAAGCCGGACGGCATGCTGATGAGCACGGTGTATcaaccggcgccgccgccgccacaccaccaccaccatccgcatCACCACCAGATGGCCGGTCCGCTGCTGATGCAGCAGGAGTCGTCGCCTCCGCTCCAGTACATGCAGCATTCGCCGCAGCCACGCAAGTACTCGTTCGGAGCGGACACCTTCGAGTgcttccagcagcaacagcatcagccgCAGCGGCGGACCAGCGCGTACTCACTCGGCTCGgacacggcaccggcggtggcgggacGCAAGTTCTCCAACTGCTCCGAGGGTTACTCGAGCTGTGGCGAGATGTCACGCCGCACCTCGGCCTGCTCTTCCGAGGCACCGTCCTCGAGGCGGACATCGAACTGTTCCGAGTACTGCGCTTGCACCGTGCCGCGCCGGATCTCGCAGTGCTCTGGCAACGAGCTGATGTTCCGCCGGATCTCGCAGTGCTCGGCCGAccatccgccggccggcaTTCGCAAGTACTCGGTCGGCTCGAACTACGACCGCAAGTACACCAACTCGCCGGAGctggtccagcagcagcccgccaCCGGGCCGCACCTGCTGCAGCGCCGCATCTCGATGgaatcgaacggtggtggGTTCGACCGGAAGTACTCATCCGGGTCAATCACCGGCTACCACACGGACAGTCCGCACATCTCGCCGCGCAAGTACTCGAACGGGTTCGATCCGCTGCGCAAGCTGTCCAGCGGCTCCGACCAGTACTACTACGGGCGCAAGATCTCGACCGACTCTGGCTACGATCGCCGGATCTCGATCGGATCCGAGTGCGGATCAGCACCACGCTCCCGCACCGGCAGCATTCTCTGTAGTCAGCACGGcccaacggcggcgacgacgacgggctcGGCCCTACCACTGATGCCGGGTGGTGCCGAAACGGTCGTAAGGACACCGATCGGACCGGACGGCAGCAAGGGTTTCGGGACGCGCACCAGACGCATTGGCCACATCGTGCCACCGGCTTAG